A single Inediibacterium massiliense DNA region contains:
- a CDS encoding MerR family transcriptional regulator: MSNFHFLSGQICKIFNITKQTLIFYDKINLIKPSYVNEKTKYRYYSLNQFPKFYLILSLKASGFSLNDIQTILSNHSLETTKQMLTTQIETLSTEIKKLKTMKKSLEHNLSRIKEGETLYDPHKIYQKYIKDQYLFTLDIDPNDHTNDFSLTFSKLAQYHFKGYTQMPWSYGWVVTLDPNRNFLVKKISIKLDNPYKSKSCLYKPEGLYLCAYHYGSYENLHETRNTLLSYAREKKLAITGFIYETQIINSFFTNDPSNYVTEVSISIY; the protein is encoded by the coding sequence ATGTCAAATTTTCATTTTTTATCTGGACAAATATGTAAAATATTTAATATCACCAAACAAACACTTATTTTTTATGATAAAATCAATCTAATTAAACCTTCCTATGTAAATGAAAAAACAAAATATAGATATTATTCCTTAAACCAATTCCCTAAATTTTACTTAATACTGTCTTTAAAAGCCAGTGGTTTTTCATTAAATGATATTCAAACTATATTAAGTAATCATTCATTAGAAACAACAAAACAAATGCTCACCACTCAAATTGAAACATTAAGTACTGAAATTAAAAAACTAAAAACAATGAAAAAATCTTTAGAACATAATCTTTCTCGTATCAAAGAAGGAGAAACTTTATATGATCCCCATAAAATTTATCAAAAGTATATAAAAGATCAATATCTTTTCACATTAGATATTGATCCTAATGATCATACCAATGATTTTTCTTTAACATTTTCTAAATTGGCACAATATCATTTTAAAGGCTATACACAAATGCCCTGGTCTTATGGATGGGTTGTAACTTTAGATCCCAATAGAAATTTTTTAGTCAAAAAAATTTCTATTAAACTAGACAACCCTTATAAGTCAAAAAGTTGCTTATACAAGCCAGAAGGACTTTATTTATGCGCCTATCACTACGGATCTTATGAAAATCTACATGAAACAAGAAATACTTTATTGTCCTATGCTCGAGAAAAAAAGCTTGCTATTACTGGATTTATCTACGAAACACAAATCATTAACAGTTTTTTCACAAATGATCCTTCAAACTATGTAACAGAGGTATCTATATCTATTTATTAA